A window of the Cicer arietinum cultivar CDC Frontier isolate Library 1 chromosome 6, Cicar.CDCFrontier_v2.0, whole genome shotgun sequence genome harbors these coding sequences:
- the LOC105852257 gene encoding very-long-chain 3-oxoacyl-CoA reductase 1-like, whose amino-acid sequence MLRITKRNMEHKNCDFQLAVFIIFPCLGLILTFNYFISFITWIFKMCLRSEKHLIKSYGSWAIITGATDGIGKAFAYQLAHRNLNLIIVSRNSKKLETVENEIKTKYPHVQIKTITVDFSGDITVGLREIEVLGRDLDVGILINNVGITYPKAMFFHEVKEEMWMKIVSVNIESMMRVTKGVLCGMMERKKGMIVNVGSGAGVLVPSHPLFTIYAATKA is encoded by the coding sequence ATGTTGAGAATCACAAAGCGCAATATGGAGCATAAGAATTGTGATTTCCAACTAGCAGTGTTCATCATCTTCCCATGCCTCGGTTTAATCCTAACCTTCAACTACTTCATCTCATTCATCACATGGATCTTCAAGATGTGCCTCCGATCTGAAAAGCACCTCATCAAATCCTACGGTTCATGGGCTATAATCACCGGAGCAACCGATGGCATCGGAAAAGCCTTCGCTTACCAACTAGCACACAGAAATCTCAACCTAATTATCGTCAGTAGAAATTCAAAGAAACTCGAAACAGTTGAAAacgaaatcaaaacaaaataccCTCACGTTCAGATTAAAACCATCACTGTGGATTTTTCCGGCGACATTACGGTGGGTCTCCGGGAAATAGAAGTTTTGGGACGTGATTTGGATGTTGGAATTTTGATTAACAATGTGGGAATTACTTATCCTAAGGCTATGTTCTTTCATGAAGTGAAGGAGGAAATGTGGATGAAGATTGTTAGTGTGAACATTGAAAGTATGATGAGAGTAACGAAAGGTGTTTTGTGTGGGATGATGGAAAGGAAGAAGGGTATGATTGTAAATGTTGGGTCTGGTGCAGGGGTACTAGTGCCTTCACATCCTCTGTTTACAATCTATGCTGCAACTAAAGCGTAA